From Anabaena sphaerica FACHB-251, one genomic window encodes:
- a CDS encoding DUF5674 family protein, with protein MLQELKFYIKVAVDLERRVLAGGGEMHFYCEQALLEDGSLQQDIWAASFRPDNKQIIYESMVNLRPRQNRSMEIQDAKIREQVAAIIMEFLA; from the coding sequence ATGTTACAAGAGCTAAAGTTTTATATAAAGGTAGCGGTAGACCTTGAACGTCGTGTTTTAGCTGGTGGAGGTGAAATGCACTTTTACTGTGAACAAGCACTATTAGAAGATGGTAGTTTACAACAGGATATCTGGGCTGCAAGTTTTAGACCAGACAACAAACAAATAATTTATGAATCTATGGTAAATTTACGTCCTAGACAAAATCGTTCAATGGAAATTCAGGATGCTAAAATCAGAGAACAAGTTGCTGCAATTATTATGGAGTTTTTAGCATGA
- a CDS encoding helix-turn-helix domain-containing protein: MKDFEMTELLMNRNVPPKFTKRSDRKAVQQSKVKIRCRLQDLIDAQDLTRSALAEATGLTATAVRGLCDNSAKRYDVDTLAVLCDFFGCGMGELFEVVPKEGHIE, encoded by the coding sequence ATGAAGGACTTTGAAATGACAGAATTATTAATGAATCGTAACGTGCCACCAAAATTTACTAAGCGTAGTGATAGAAAGGCTGTGCAGCAATCGAAGGTTAAAATTCGTTGTCGCTTACAGGATTTAATTGATGCCCAGGATTTGACTAGATCGGCTTTGGCTGAGGCCACTGGGTTAACTGCTACTGCTGTTAGGGGATTGTGTGATAACTCTGCTAAACGTTATGACGTTGATACTTTAGCTGTTCTGTGTGATTTTTTTGGTTGTGGAATGGGTGAATTATTTGAAGTTGTCCCAAAAGAAGGCCATATCGAATAA